The following proteins come from a genomic window of Chelonia mydas isolate rCheMyd1 chromosome 15, rCheMyd1.pri.v2, whole genome shotgun sequence:
- the LOC102935357 gene encoding vacuolar protein sorting-associated protein 29-like encodes MLVLVLGDLHIPHRCNSLPAKFKKLLVPGKIQHILCTGNLCTKESYDYLKTLAGDVHVVRGDFDENLNYPEQKVVTVGQFKIGLIHGHQVIPWGDTASLALLQRQLDVDILISGHTHKFEAFEHENKFYINPGSATGAYNALEINIIPSFVLMDIQASTVVTYVYQLIGDDVKVERIEYKKP; translated from the exons atg CTGGTGTTAGTATTAGGAGACCTTCACATCCCACATCGATGCAACAGCCTGCCAGCTAAATTCAAAAAACTGCTGGTCCCAGGCAAGATCCAGCACATCCTCTGCACCGGAAACCTCTGCACCAAGGAGAGCTATGACTACCTCAagactctggctggggatgtTCACGTTGTCCGAGGGGACTTTGATGAG aaCCTGAATTACCCAGAACAGAAAGTTGTAACTGTTGGGCAGTTTAAAATTGGGCTGATCCATGGCCATCAGGTTATTCCGTGGGGTGACACGGCCAGCCTGGCACTGCTGCAAAGGCAGTTGGATGTGGACATTCTGATTTCAGGGCATACACATAAATTTGAGGCATTTGAACATGAAAACAAGTTCTACATCAATCCAGGATCAGCCACGGGAGCCTATAATGCCTTGGAGAT AAACATCATTCCTTCGTTTGTACTGATGGATATCCAGGCATCCACCGTTGTGACTTATGTGTATCAACTCATTGGAGATGATGTGAAAGTAGAAAGAATTGAATACAAAAAGCCCTAA